The stretch of DNA ATTAACCTTTTTGGAGTACTTTGTTTGGTTTCTTTTACGCTCGAAGATTGCAGCTCCGTTCGTTTTTTCTCAATAATGTTGTACAATTTGTTGAATCTACTCAGTGCCTTTTGACTAAAGAATAGTTCTTCATTATTGCTAATAATTTTTCGAATTTGTTTAACCAGGTGTTTCCGTCTTGGGCAATTTGGAGTTGGTAGTTAATGAATTCGGGTAGTTGGGATTGTGGGATTGTAAATACTTTTTCGAGTAAAGCAATACAATAGTTTTCCAGTGTGGGTTCCTGGTCGTGCGTAATGTCAAAAATAGAAGCTGCACTTTGTGCTGTGTCGATGGTTCTCCATTCTGAGAACAATGATTTTTTGATGTTTTGCCCTTTCAAGTTCACGTTTTTTGCCGGTGTTAAATTTGTTCATTATTTGTTATTTGGTTACACTTTTTCCAATGTCACGACTTGAAATGATATAGTCGCTTGAAGTTCAGGTATACTTCAAGTAAATTTCAATATGATTTTGGAAGTTTTTTACTATTTGGGATGCCTAAAATTAGAACAAATTCAGTACCTGTTTGCGTTGTTTTTCGTACAAGTTTTTTACAAAATTGCGAAGGCTTGTATTTGCTAGGGTTTTGGATTTAGAAAGTAAAAAAGAGTGAAATTTACCTTCGAAAAAGAAAACGAGAGTAATTTTTTGAAGTAATTACTCTCGTTCTGTTTTAATTTATGTATTGGTCTACTGCTTTGTCTAATTCTTCATTTATGATTTTTGCATAGATTTGAGTAGTACTGATATCGTTGTGATCCATTAGTTTTGATACGTGCTCAATTCTCATTCCGTTATTTAAAGCATTGGTTGCAAATGAATGTCTACTTACGTGAAATGAAACTGGTGTTTCTATTTTTAGTTTTTTAGCAATTCTTTTTAATTGAAAATTAGCAGAATGATTTTTACTTTTTATCATTTCATAACGATACTCTTCACTTCTTAAAAACAATTCTGTATTTGGAATTACATTAAAAATTAAATCCTCTGGGTTAGAATCTTCATTTATATATTTGGTAATAATATCAAAAGCAATTTGTCCAATTTTAAACTGATGTAATCTACCCGTTTTATGTATTACTTTTTTAATTCTTTTTTCTTCCCAATTAAAATGTTTTGCTTGTAAACCTAATACATCTCCAAATCGTAAACCACCAGCATAAATTGAAAATACAAACATATCTCTATAAATATCTTCTAAATGTCCGGGTTTAGCTTTGTAATTTACATACGCTTCTATTTGTTCTTTTTTTAAAAAGTGCCTTTTACTTTTTTCTTTTTTTAAACTCAATTTACTAAATGGATACATTGTTGATGGAATAACATCTTCTTTTATTGCTTCTTTAAAAACAATCGCCAAAATCATAACTGAATATCTTTGAGTTGTATGATTATTTTTCAAAACATTACTCATATAACTCATGTATTCATTCAACATTTGAACTGTTATATCATCAAAATAAACATCTTTATTTCCATGCCAATTTTTAAATTTATTTATTAATAAATCATAATTATTATAGGTACTTAATGATTTATTTCCTTTGATTCTAGCAAGATATTTTGTTGAATAATCGAAAAAGTTAGGCACATCTTTTCCTTTAATGGCTTCTTTTAATTTTCGAACTGAAATAGACTTTACCTTTCTTTCCATATCGGCAATTTGCGCTTCAGCATCAGCAATCTTCTGAGCCAAAGCTGCATTCATTCTAGCACTATTCGGATAGCTTTTCTTAACTCTCTGCTTTGCTTCATCCCAGTCACTTTCTTTAAGCTTGAGTCCGGCTGTGATAAATTTCGTTTTTCTATCTTTTATAATTCTAATGTACAAAGGGCTTTTGCCTGTTTGATCTTGCTGATTTGAGCGAAGAACTAATTTAATTGATGCCATAAAGAAGAATTTAATGTATTGTTGTACTATATTTGTAAAGTGGTGCAAACGAGTGAAAGTGTTGATTTTACTAGCATTTCAATCTAGTGCAACGGAGTACTAAGGTACAACAATTGGTACAACAAATCAAGTATTTTATTGCTTTTTTATGCTTAAATTTGCTTTAGTATTTTTTATAAAGTCAATAAATACAGTACTTTAAGTGCAAACGAGTTCATACAAAAATATAATGCCTACAACAGCGGTTTGCTTCAATGGCTACTTCCGGATTTTCCTACGGAAAATCCGCTGCTGAATGGAATGTTTTGTTATATTTGTAATGGCTTGGTGTTGGTGCATCGCCACTGAGAGCAAGCCGCAGAACGTTGTGCGTCATTTAAGAAAATCCGAAAGACAATGACAAGAATAGAATTTATTGAGTTTTTAAAAGAATTTAAAACTGACTTTGACCAAAACAAAGAAAATTGGGAAAACATCAATCTTTCTGATTTTTTAGAAAGTATGATTGCTTACACAGAAGATATTCAAGGCTTTTATGACAATATGGGAATGAAAATAAATGCAGATAATCCAACTTGGGAAAATTTCAGTCATATCTTAAAAGGTGCTTCAATTTATGAGTAAATTATACAAGATAACTTTAAACGGAACTCAAATCGGAACTTCTAAATTGGAAAAAGCCGATGCACCTATGGGAGTTGCATTTGGACAGTTAGAATTTAACGGAATTGAATCGCCCTACAAATTCCTCAAAGAATATTGTTTTAATAATGAAATCGAACTCGCCTTTGATTATCCAGAAGTCAAAATGATTTCAACTATGAGTATTTCAGAAATTAAAATCACGAGTGACAAAGGAATTGAAATTAAAGGAGTTGGAAATCAAATAACAGGAATGGATGAAGAAGAATACGAAATATCAATATTCGGAATTCCGTATCCATTTTACGAAGAAGAATTTCCAAATCATGTGGCTGAATACCGATCAATGTTTGATGAAAAATAAAAACGAACGCACAACATTGGTTAGCTTTTATTGTGGCTTCTCGCCTACTTCCGAATTTTCTCCGAAAATCCGAAAGTATTCGTATATTTGGTTTGGCTAGTAACAAAAACACCACAACATCAGCTAGCCAAGGACCGTTACAAGTAATTTTGTGACAAGCAAATCGTAAAATATTCCGAAGTATTTTACAAAAGGATAATGTTACTGCTTTAACCGAACGGTTTAACAAATCCTTTTCAACCGTCAGTTTGTAAACTGAAAAGGTTTAAATTACAATTATGAAAAAAAATTCAATTAAAAGATTTTATTTTTTAGTCATTGCTCCATTCCTACTCTTAAGTAGTTGCTTAAATGAAGATGCGCTAGAAAAAGTTTCTCACGAACACAAACACAGGTTCAATCAGGAAATTGTTTCTTTCTCTAAAGTCAATTATTTAGAACCTCAAATCAACAGTTTTTATCAAGCTCGAAATCAAAATTTGAGAACCAGCTCTACAGATTCTCTCAATCTTGATTTAAACCGAGTTTTAGTAATTGAAGACTCACAATCTAACTATAAAAGTTATTCAATCGTTATTAATAATTCAATTCCTGAAAATTCAACATATTTCTTTGAAAATTATCATATTATAGAAGAAGATGATATCATTCTTGATTCTTTTATATTTAGATGGACTTCAGATAATCCACAAGATGATTTTAACTTAAAAACATTTTCAGGAACTGTTCAAAAATTCGACATCAATTATAATTTGATTACTCAAAGTTTTTATATTAATGGTGTACTACAACAACAAAACTATAATGGAAATAAAAATATAGCTAGTAATAATGATACATTCGAGTATTATATGGCTTGTGATGTAGTTACTACTTGTCCTTGTCAGGGGACAGGAAGTGGATACTGTAGTTGCGACCCTACTTCAGGTAGTTATACTGATAGCTGTGGAATGACCGTAGGTATTGTTTGCTATTTAACAGGTGGTGGCTCAGGTGATGGTGGTTCTGGTGATTCTGGTAGCGGACTTGGTGGTGAAGGTGGCGGCGGTGGTTCTAGTAATAATGGACAAAATGACGATAATATTGGTGATAATGGTGACCCACTTCATCCTGTTGTGCCTCTAGAACCTTTAGAAGATACCGATTTTCTAGAAGAAGTTGTTACTGACCCTTGTGATAACTTGGAAACAAAAACTTCCAAAAAGTTAAATTATATGGCTAATTTTAATAACCTAAATCAACCTAATAAATATACTTTTCCTGAAGAAAGTGGATTTGTAGAAAAAAAAGTAAATGGGATGAGTCAATATCAATATATAGAAGGTGTTAATGGGAAAGCATTAAATTTTCCAGCAGGATCATTAAATTTTACTCATGTTCATAATAATAAGCCTGCCGTTAACTCTGATGGACAAAATTATGATGAAGCTATTAAAATGTTTTCACCTAGCGATTTAAGTGGACTTTTAGGAAATTGTAAACGTTCATGTGAAATGGTAGGATTATCCTCAACAGATGCATTTGGAGTTCTGATTTCTAATGAGGGAATCTTTTGTATTTCTATAATTGCTAATATAACTCAAACAGAAATTGATTTTTACAATCAAAAATGGAATAAATTTCAAAATAGATATGAAACAAAATGTGTAAATCTTATGGTAGATTTTAACACATATACTCCTAACCAAAGAAAAGAAATATTACAAAAAATGTTTTTAAAAGAATTAGAGAAACTTCAGTTAAATGATAAAATTGGTTTTTTTGAAGGAGAGGTTTTAATTGAAAATGGAATAGAAAAACTAAAATGGAAAAGAAAAACATTAAATAACTCAGGCTCATTAGTAGAAACTCCATGTTAATTTATAAATTTATAATATGAAAAGAATAGTAAACATAATTATACTTTTTTTGATATTCTCAACGAATTCAAGCTGTCAAGTTACAGCAACGCTGCCATTAAATAGTTATGATTATCCTAATGGAGCATACCTTAAAGATATTAACAATCAATTGCCATTTTATGTTGGTACTTGGGAGGGTATTCAAAATAATAAACAATATACTTTCCAATTTACAGTTTTTAACCAACAAATGATTGACTTTGGTAATGGTCATTATGAATACTTAGATGCTTTGGTTGCAAAATTTAAAGTTGTTGATTTATCCTCTTCAGAAGTGTTGTATGATAATTTATCAGCTGTAAATTATGATGATTATGAAATATTTTTAGGTTCAATACAACTTGGAACGTTTTTTTGTCTTGATAAGAATAATTGTAATAACTTAGCTAAGTTTAAGTTATATAAAGTAACTGGAACAACTAATCAGTTAAATTATAATGATTTTAGACTAGTAGAATTTGGAAGTATAGATGAATGTCCTTATACAAATCAAGAAGATATCCCAATATTTTTACCAACAGGTGATTTTATTTTAACAAAACAATAAAAACTACTTGTAACATTGTATATATTCAATAGCGACTTTTGTTTCAACATAAAAGTCGCTTTGTGTTTTTAAAGCTTGTAATAAAAGGAAAGTTTAATTACTTTTATTCCGCTACTGTAATATATACAAAAACCGTTAACAGCTAGTATACGAAACGAACAAAACAGATATGAATAAAAATGTTTAATTCCGTAGAATTATATTTACTCAACAAACTACTCAACAAAATTAAATATTCTGATAGAGATCCATATGAATTGAATGAATTTGCATTTAGTCCAATAACAAATCAAATTATAGAGAAGCTCAAAATAGAATTAAAGTTGAATGAACAAATAAAAAAGTTGTCTTCACAAAATCCAAAATTTAAAAACCTTACTTTTGAGTTTGACAATTATATAGGAAAAAACATAAAAGAAAATTTAATTTACCAAAGCGATTCTTCCTTCGAAGTAATTTCAAAATTTAACGATAATGAACTTGAAACATTTACTATAGATATAATTGGACCTATTGATTTTGAAAAAACTGAATTGGAAAAATTAAAGAAATATATAGAAGAATTAGCTAAGAAAAATACCAGCAGTTAACATCGGCTATAAATTATGGCGGCGCTTGCGCATTTTTCCGAATTTTCTCAAAATATTCGAAAGTATTTTTCTATATGTAAACATCAGTAACGAAAAACTCCAACTTCTTAAAATCAGCATATCGTTGCAGTCTATCTCTGCTAAAAATCAGATGCTTTAAAATTTCTACTCTACCAATTTTCAATTAATTGTATTTTTGAATGTCCATTTTTAAATCATTACCTTTGCGCTTTTAAGCCAAAAATGGACATTTAAGATGCAAAAAGTATTCAACTTATTCGATTTTTCTCAAAAAGTAAATTATAAAACTGAAATTTTAGCCGGACTTACGGTAGCAATGACCATGATTCCCGAATCGTTGTCTTTTGCAATACTAGCAGGCTTCCCTCCTCTTGTAGGTTTATATGGGGCTTTTATCATGGGATTAATTACCGCTATTTTTGGTGGTCGTCCAGGATTAATCTCCGGTGGAGCTGGAGCAACAGTAATTGTATTAATTGCTTTAATGAAATCTCACGGTTTAGATTATGTCTTTGGAGCTATTATTATTGCAGGTATTCTTCAAATACTGGTTGGAATATTTAAACTAGGTAAATTTATTCGCTTAGTTCCTCAACCTGTAATGTATGGTTTTGTTAACGGATTGGCTGTCGTTATCTTCATGTCGCAATTAGAGCAATTTAAAACGGTTATCAATGGCGAAACTACTTGGTTAACTGGTAATCCAATGTTTGTTATGTTAGGATTAGTTGCTTTAACTATCGGAATTGTTTACATATTTCCAAAAATCACAAAGGCAATTCCAGCTTCATTAGTAGCAATTATGGTTGTTTTTGGTCTTGTTTTAGTTTTCGGAATTGAAACCAAACAAGTAAAAGATATTGCTTCTGTAAGCGGAAGCCTTCCTCCTTTACACATTCCTTCAATTCCATTCAATTGGGAAACTTTACAAATCATTTTTCCTTACGGATTAGTAATGGCTGCTGTAGGTTTAACCGAAGGTTTATTGACGTTAAATTTAGTTGACGAAATTACAGCAAGCAAAGGAAATAGTAACCGCGAATGTTTAGCACAAGGAACTGCTAATATTGCTAACGGCTTCTTCTTTGGAATGGGTGGTTGTCCAATGATTGCTCAAACCTTAGTGAACTTATCTGCTGGTTCTAGAGCTCGATTATCAGGAATTATTGGTGCTTTAACTATTTTAATCATCATTTTAGTTGGTGCTCCAGTTATTGAATTGTTACCAATGGCTGCATTAACAGGTGTTATGATAATGGTTGCCATCGGAACTTTTGAATGGACGAGTTTTAAGACCTTCAACAAAATGCCTAAATCGGATATTTTTGTAATGATTATTGTTACATTAATTACGATTTTCATGCATAATTTGGCTTTGGCTGTTTTAATTGGAGTAATCATTTCTGCTTTAGTTTTTGCTTGGGAAAATGCAAAACGTATTCGTGCGCGTAAATATTTAGATGAAAATGGTGTAAAACATTATGAGATTTTCGGACCATTATTTTTTGGTTCCACTACAGCATTTGCAGAGAAATTTGATATTCGAAACGACCCAAAAGAAATTATTATCGATTTTGCTGAAAGTAGAATTGCAGATATGAGTGCAATAGAAGCAGTAAATAATATTACAAGCAAATATGCGAAACTAGGTAAAACAGTTCATTTACGACATTTAAGTAGCGATTGTATTGCATTATTAAAAAACGCAGAAGCAATTATTGATGTCAACATCCTAGAAGATCCTTCTTATAATGTTATGCAAGGGAAATAAGAATTTCAATTTTTAATAAATTATAATTAGCTTTACTTTTTGTAAAGCTTTTTTTATGCGAAATTTATCAATACTATTCGTTTTTTGTGTCCAATTTATTACAGCTCAAAACCTAAAAACACCTTTCGAATTAGGCAACGGAAATCAATCGACAACCTATGCAGAATGTATATCATTTTATGAAAAATTAGATCATCAATTCGAAACGATACTGATGCAAAAAATGGGGTTGACAGATAGCGGCGAACCGTTACATATTATTAGTTTTTCTTCAGATAAGAACTTTGATTACAACTCAAATAAAGCAGTCATTTTGGTCAACAACGGAATTCATCCTGGCGAGCCAGATGGAATTGACGCTACCATGATGTTCATGCGAGATTTAGCGACCAATAAAATTAAAGTCCCAAAAAATACAATTGTAGTGGCAATTCCTGTGTATAATATTGGCGGAATGTTAAATAGAAATTCGCATTCACGCGCTAATCAAAACGGACCAGAAGCATACGGATTTAGAGGAAATGCTCGCAATTATGATTTAAATCGAGATTTCATTAAATCGGATTCAAAAAACTCTAGAAGTTTCCAAGAAATTTTCCAATTGGTAAATCCAGATATGTTTATCGATAATCACGTTTCAAACGGTGCCGATTATCAATATACTTTTACTTGTATTGCCACTCAGCATCAGCGCTTAGGTGGAAAATTAGGCGAATTCTATAAAAACGAAATGCATCCTGCAATTATGCAAAAACTGAAGCAAAAAAATATTGAAAGTGTTCCTTATGTTAACATTCATGGCGATATGCCCGACAACGGATTTGCACAATTTATGGATACTCCTCGTTATGCTACTGGTTATACAACTCTTTTCAATTCCTTAGGTTCTGTTCCAGAAACGCATATGTTAAAACCTTTTAAAGATCGTGTAAAAGTTACTTACGAATATATGGTAGAAACAATAAATTATGTAGACCAAAACGTTTCAAAAATTAAGGCTTTAAAAAATCAAAACTTAGAAAATTATAAAGCAGGAATGCAATATCCTTTAAAATGGGAAATAGATTCTGCAAAAGTTTCTTACATCGATTTTATGGGTTATAAAGGTGGTTATAAACCAAGTGATGTTTCAGGAAAACAACGATTATATTACGATAAAAAACAACCTTTTACCAAGAAAATTCCGTTTTATAATGATTATAAAGCAACAAAAGAAGTTACAATTCCGAGTTTTTATGTTATTCCACAATCACAATGGCCCGTTATTGAGCTATTAAAACTGAATAAAATTGAAATACAACCATTAGCTCAAGATACTGAAATTGAAGTAGAAAGTTATAAAATTGCTTCATATGAAACGACTAAACATCCTTATGAAGGTCATTACGGACATTATAATACTTCGGTTTCAAAATCAACCCAAAAAATTAAGTTTAGAAAAGGAGATTTCATGGTTACAACCAATCAAAAAGGTGTAAAATTTTTATTGGAAACACTAGAACCTGAAGCTGTTGACAGTTATTTTAATTGGAACTTTTTTGATCCAATTTTACAACAAAAAGAATATTTTTCAGCTTATGTTTTTGAAGATTTGGCGAAAGAATTATTAGATAAAAACCCTGATTTAAAGACTGAATTTGAAACTAAAAAACAAAACGATACAAAATTTTCTGAAAATGCTGAGGCACAACTCGATTGGATTTATAGTCATTCAGAATATTATGAAAAAGCACATTTGCAGTATCCTATCTACAGAGTTTTATAAAAAAGAAAAGCCATTGCAAATTGCAATGGCCTTTCAAAAAAAAACCTAAAAAATTAATTCCAGCCACCGCCTAAAGCGCGATACAAATTAATAGTAGCAATCATTTGATCTCTACGAGTATCAATTAATGCTGTTTTTGCTTCTAATACATCACGTTGCGTTAACAAAACTTCCATATAATCAGCACGAGCCGATTGGAATAATTGATTTGCAATTTCTACAGATGCATCTAAAGAACTAACTTGATCATTCTTTAATTGGTAGTTGTTCTGTAAATTATCTATTTTAGACAATTGATTAACTACCTCAATATAAGCGTTTAATAACGTTTGTTCATATTCGTATGCTGCTTGAACTTGTTTAGCATTTGCATTTTTATAGGTTGCTTTAATAGCATTTCTATTTACCAATGGCATTAATGCTTCACCAGCAACAGAGTACAATAATGATGCTGGAGATTCTAATAAAAACTCAGGATTGAAAGCTTCAAAACCTACACCAGCTTTTAGACCTAAAGAAGGATAAAAATTTGCTTTTGCTACTTTGATATTCAATTTTGCAGCTTGCATTTCTAATTCTGCTTTTCTTACATCTGGTCTATTTTCTAATAATTGAGATGGTAAACCTGAGTTAACAAACTTAGGTTGTGTGTTCATAAAATTATCAGATGTTCTTATTACAGCTTGTGGAGTTCTACCTACTAAAAAGTTAATTCTGTTTTCAGTTTCTACAATTTCTTGCTTTAAACTATACATTTCACTTTTATTCTTTTGAACTTCAGCTTCAAATCGTTTTACTGCTAATGAAGTGGTCCTTGCAGATTCCTTTAGCAGTTTTACAATTTCTAATGCATTGGTTTGAATAGCTATATTTTGTTCTAAATTTTTTAATTGGTTATCTAGAGCAACTAATTCATAATAAGATGAAGCAATTTCGGCTACTAAGTTAGTTACTAAGAAATTTTTTCCTTCTTGAGATGCCATATATTCCATTACTGCAACTTTTTTTGCATTGCGTAATTTTTTCCAAATATCTAGTTCCCAATTACTATAAAGTCCATATTGATAATTTGTAAGAGGTTCAGGAAAAGCTTTTCCATCTCTAATTGGAAGATTTTTCTCAACTGCTCCGTTACGTGTAAACTCACCTACTTTATCAACATCTGCACCAAGTCCAAGATTTACACTTGGTAAATACTCACCTTTTCTAGCTTGAATTTCATTTGCAGCCATATTAACCTTCTGCATTAAAATATTAAGCTCTTTATTGTTTACTAAAGCTGAATCGATTAATTGATTTAAGTTCGCATCATCAAAAAATCTTTCCATTTAAGTTGCGCAACACTAGTGGAATCCACAGAGTTATTTGCATAACTCGATGGTAAATTCACACTATTTTCTTTTGTAGTTACTTTAGGTATTCCACAAGAATACACTAGAACTACAAAAGCACTCGCTAGTATTCCTTTGATTATATCAGTGGTTTTCATCTGTCTTTTCTTCTTTATTCTTAACTTCATTATACTTGTAATCTTCCGTTAAAGGAGTAAAATCTTCATGTTTAATTAGTTTTCTACCTTCAGCTAGTTTACCAAAAATGTAATATAAACCAGGTATTAATAAAACTCCGAAAATAGTACCAAACAACATTCCTCCTAATGCAGAAGTACCAATTGTTCTGTTACCAATTGCACCAGCTCCTGTAGCTTTTACTAGCGGAATTAATCCGGCGATAAATGCGAACGAAGTCATTAAAATTGGACGGAAACGTACTTTTGCACCTTCAATAGCCGCATCTAAAATCGACATTCCTTGTTGGTTTTTCTGGACGGCATACTCGACAATTAACACGGCATTCTTACCGAGTAATCCCACGAGCATTACAAGTCCAACCTGAGCATAAATATCATTTGCTAAACCAAATAATTTTAACAATAAGAACGTTCCAAAAATACCAGCTGGCAACGATAGTACTACAGCAAACGGTAAAATGAAACTTTCATATTGGGCAGCTAATACAAAGTATACGAAAATTAATACAATAATAAAGATTACAATAGCTTCATTTCCTCTTCTTGCTTCATCGAAAGTTAAACCTTCCCAATCAATGTCGTAACCTGTCGGTAAATGAGTATCAGCAACTTCTTTAATTGCAGTAATAGCATCAGCAGTTGTGTAACCTTTTGCTGGTACTGCTCTAATTGCAGCCGAATTATACAAGTTATAACGTGTAATCTCATTTGGCCCTTGACGTTTTTTAAGTTTCATGAATGCTGAGTAAGGAACCATTTCTCCTTTATCATTTTTTACATAATAGCTTAACAAATCGCTTGCGTATCTTCTATATTGTGGATCGGCTTGAACATACACTTTAAAGAAGTTATTGAAACGAATAAATCCTTGTTCGTATGTACTACCAATTAGAATATTAAGGTTCTCCATAGCATCACCAATTGAAACACCTTTTTGCATTGCTGCTTGGTTATCAATTTCAATTTCATATTGAGGATAATTTGCCGCATAGAATGTAAATAAACCTGTTAACTCTTTACGTTTACCAAGTTCGTTCATAAAATCTTTATTGATTTTATCGAAAGCATGATAATCTTCGCCATTTGTTTTATCTAACATACGTAAAGAAATACCTCCAGCTGCACCATAACCTGGTACTGCAGGTGGCTCGAAATACTCAATTACAGCACCAAAGTCTTTAGATTTTTCTTCTAATTCTTCAATAATTTCAGTAACTGAATGATGACGGTGTTCCCAACTTTTTAAGTTAATTAAACATGTACCGGCATTTGAACCACGACCTTCTGTTAATACCTCATAACCTGCTAATGAAGAAACTGATTGAATTCCATCAATTTTTTCTGCTAAACCTTGTAATTTACGAGCAACTGCATTTGTAGCTTCTAATGTTGTTCCTGGAGGTGTTTGAATGATGGCATAAATCATCCCTTGATCCTCACTTGGAATAAATCCGGCTGGTAATGTTTTATCTATAAAGAATGTTCCAAAAGCAAATCCTCCTAAAACTAAAACTGTAACTAATCTTCTACTTACAATTTTGGTTAAAATATTTGTGTATCTACCTGTTAACTTCTCGAACCATCTATTAAAAGCGTCAATAAAAATATTGATAGGTGATTTCTTTCTTGGTTTACCATGATTGTTTTTCAAAATCATAGCACACAATACTGGTGTTAACGTTAATGCTACAACCCCAGATAATACAATTGACGAAGCCATGGTAATGGAGAACTGTCGATAGAAAACCCCAACAGGTCCAGACATAAAGGCTACTGGTATAAATACCGATGTCATTAATAACGTAATGGCTACTACTGCTCCACCAATTTCACCTAATACTCTTTGTACAGCCTTATACGGTCCAATGTGATCTTCTTCCATCTTGAGGTGGACGGCTTCTACCACAACTATGGCGTCATCCACAACAACTCCAATCGCTAATACTAGGGCAAAAAGGGTAATTA from Flavobacterium haoranii encodes:
- a CDS encoding TolC family protein, whose protein sequence is MERFFDDANLNQLIDSALVNNKELNILMQKVNMAANEIQARKGEYLPSVNLGLGADVDKVGEFTRNGAVEKNLPIRDGKAFPEPLTNYQYGLYSNWELDIWKKLRNAKKVAVMEYMASQEGKNFLVTNLVAEIASSYYELVALDNQLKNLEQNIAIQTNALEIVKLLKESARTTSLAVKRFEAEVQKNKSEMYSLKQEIVETENRINFLVGRTPQAVIRTSDNFMNTQPKFVNSGLPSQLLENRPDVRKAELEMQAAKLNIKVAKANFYPSLGLKAGVGFEAFNPEFLLESPASLLYSVAGEALMPLVNRNAIKATYKNANAKQVQAAYEYEQTLLNAYIEVVNQLSKIDNLQNNYQLKNDQVSSLDASVEIANQLFQSARADYMEVLLTQRDVLEAKTALIDTRRDQMIATINLYRALGGGWN
- a CDS encoding SulP family inorganic anion transporter, whose translation is MQKVFNLFDFSQKVNYKTEILAGLTVAMTMIPESLSFAILAGFPPLVGLYGAFIMGLITAIFGGRPGLISGGAGATVIVLIALMKSHGLDYVFGAIIIAGILQILVGIFKLGKFIRLVPQPVMYGFVNGLAVVIFMSQLEQFKTVINGETTWLTGNPMFVMLGLVALTIGIVYIFPKITKAIPASLVAIMVVFGLVLVFGIETKQVKDIASVSGSLPPLHIPSIPFNWETLQIIFPYGLVMAAVGLTEGLLTLNLVDEITASKGNSNRECLAQGTANIANGFFFGMGGCPMIAQTLVNLSAGSRARLSGIIGALTILIIILVGAPVIELLPMAALTGVMIMVAIGTFEWTSFKTFNKMPKSDIFVMIIVTLITIFMHNLALAVLIGVIISALVFAWENAKRIRARKYLDENGVKHYEIFGPLFFGSTTAFAEKFDIRNDPKEIIIDFAESRIADMSAIEAVNNITSKYAKLGKTVHLRHLSSDCIALLKNAEAIIDVNILEDPSYNVMQGK
- a CDS encoding DUF7660 family protein, which gives rise to MTRIEFIEFLKEFKTDFDQNKENWENINLSDFLESMIAYTEDIQGFYDNMGMKINADNPTWENFSHILKGASIYE
- a CDS encoding M14 family zinc carboxypeptidase, which gives rise to MRNLSILFVFCVQFITAQNLKTPFELGNGNQSTTYAECISFYEKLDHQFETILMQKMGLTDSGEPLHIISFSSDKNFDYNSNKAVILVNNGIHPGEPDGIDATMMFMRDLATNKIKVPKNTIVVAIPVYNIGGMLNRNSHSRANQNGPEAYGFRGNARNYDLNRDFIKSDSKNSRSFQEIFQLVNPDMFIDNHVSNGADYQYTFTCIATQHQRLGGKLGEFYKNEMHPAIMQKLKQKNIESVPYVNIHGDMPDNGFAQFMDTPRYATGYTTLFNSLGSVPETHMLKPFKDRVKVTYEYMVETINYVDQNVSKIKALKNQNLENYKAGMQYPLKWEIDSAKVSYIDFMGYKGGYKPSDVSGKQRLYYDKKQPFTKKIPFYNDYKATKEVTIPSFYVIPQSQWPVIELLKLNKIEIQPLAQDTEIEVESYKIASYETTKHPYEGHYGHYNTSVSKSTQKIKFRKGDFMVTTNQKGVKFLLETLEPEAVDSYFNWNFFDPILQQKEYFSAYVFEDLAKELLDKNPDLKTEFETKKQNDTKFSENAEAQLDWIYSHSEYYEKAHLQYPIYRVL
- a CDS encoding site-specific integrase gives rise to the protein MASIKLVLRSNQQDQTGKSPLYIRIIKDRKTKFITAGLKLKESDWDEAKQRVKKSYPNSARMNAALAQKIADAEAQIADMERKVKSISVRKLKEAIKGKDVPNFFDYSTKYLARIKGNKSLSTYNNYDLLINKFKNWHGNKDVYFDDITVQMLNEYMSYMSNVLKNNHTTQRYSVMILAIVFKEAIKEDVIPSTMYPFSKLSLKKEKSKRHFLKKEQIEAYVNYKAKPGHLEDIYRDMFVFSIYAGGLRFGDVLGLQAKHFNWEEKRIKKVIHKTGRLHQFKIGQIAFDIITKYINEDSNPEDLIFNVIPNTELFLRSEEYRYEMIKSKNHSANFQLKRIAKKLKIETPVSFHVSRHSFATNALNNGMRIEHVSKLMDHNDISTTQIYAKIINEELDKAVDQYIN
- a CDS encoding DUF6705 family protein is translated as MKRIVNIIILFLIFSTNSSCQVTATLPLNSYDYPNGAYLKDINNQLPFYVGTWEGIQNNKQYTFQFTVFNQQMIDFGNGHYEYLDALVAKFKVVDLSSSEVLYDNLSAVNYDDYEIFLGSIQLGTFFCLDKNNCNNLAKFKLYKVTGTTNQLNYNDFRLVEFGSIDECPYTNQEDIPIFLPTGDFILTKQ